Proteins encoded by one window of Cucurbita pepo subsp. pepo cultivar mu-cu-16 chromosome LG14, ASM280686v2, whole genome shotgun sequence:
- the LOC111809669 gene encoding beta-carotene hydroxylase 2, chloroplastic-like, whose product MAAALSAALGPKPLHLFLASSHLSPKPRTPFLFPPSVFRNSRIQRKIRRKTLFTVCVLVEDQNSSGEVESLSDEEPKIVVPQIPSPYVAQRLARKRSERFTYLVAAVMSSFGITSMAVMAVYYRFYWQMEGGEIPFSEMFGTFSLSVGAAVGMEFWARWAHRALWHSSLWHMHESHHKPREGPFELNDVFAIINAVPAIALLSYGFFHKGLVPGLCFGAGLGITVFGMAYMFVHDGLVHKRFPVGPIANVPYFRKVAAAHQLHHSDKFNGVPYGLFLGPKELEEVGGEEELEKEINRRIKLTTTKSSINGS is encoded by the exons ATGGCGGCCGCCCTCTCCGCCGCCTTAGGGCCCAAACCACTCCATCTCTTCCTTGCTTCCTCCCATCTCTCCCCTAAACCTCGAACTCCGTTTCTGTTTCCACCTTCAGTCTTCCGGAACAGTAGAATCCAACGGAAGATACGGAGAAAAACGCTGTTCACTGTCTGCGTGCTCGTTGAGGATCAAAATAGCTCTGGCGAGGTGGAGAGTCTTTCCGATGAAGAACCGAAGATTGTAGTCCCCCAGATCCCATCGCCTTATGTTGCACAAAGACTGGCAAGGAAGAGATCGGAGCGCTTCACTTATCTTGTTGCTGCGGTTATGTCTAGTTTTGGAATTACCTCCATGGCTGTCATGGCGGTTTATTACCGATTTTACTGGCAAATGGAG GGCGGAGAGATTCCTTTCTCTGAAATGTTTGgtacattttctctctctgttgGTGCCGCT GTCGGCATGGAGTTTTGGGCGAGATGGGCTCATAGGGCTCTCTGGCACTCTTCCTTGTGGCATATGCACGAG TCGCACCATAAACCAAGAGAAGGACCGTTCGAACTGAACGACGTCTTCGCCATTATCAATGCCGTGCCCGCCATAGCTCTCCTCTCTTACGGCTTCTTCCATAAAGGCCTCGTCCCCGGTCTCTGCTTCGGCGCT GGCCTTGGAATTACGGTCTTTGGGATGGCCTACATGTTCGTCCACGACGGTCTCGTTCACAAAAGATTCCCTGTGGGTCCCATTGCCAACGTGCCCTATTTCAGAAAGGTCGCTGCTGCTCACcag CTTCACCATTCGGACAAGTTCAACGGTGTGCCATATGGACTGTTTTTAGGTCCGAAG GAATTAGAGGAAGTGGGAGGGGAAGAagaattggagaaggaaatcaacagaagaataaaattgacgacaacaaaatcatcaatCAACGGCTCTTGA